Proteins from a single region of Novosphingobium sp. CECT 9465:
- a CDS encoding PAS-domain containing protein, producing the protein MTATTAVLLAIALIGVLIVIAAIVERHRAKVRLNPRFRHAAYTLSLGVYCSSWTFYGAVGTSVSEGWNYLPIYLAPALMLAFGGKFIRNLAEAVAHERASTISDFIAARFGHDPAVARIITVIALFGSVPYIALQLRSMGTAISSISGENITSLVMSVAAVVLSLFAILFGARRFEIAGRSEGLVFSIALESLIKLVALALVGGYAVYVLYDASAAEWGRLSGFSAERFSPTSLSLDTAVITLISAFAFIALPRQFYVALAEMDTPHDLPRARFGASLYLLLMAALVLPIALGGLVALPEDASPDSYVLLLPASRNAGIIVIAALLGGLSAGAAMVIVEATALATMVSNDLIFPAVLRNKSTVHAGDLGQRMLLVRRLAIIGVVALALLWAELVDPARSLASIGLVAFAAMVQFVPHLLIAVAGSGRNPFAAKASLMTGLALWLYTLALPPILPVAWLQGLSGTLIDPLRLLGIGNGSPLVHGVLWSLSANLVVFALAAAGQRSAPRLPRLVMAGRPVSTLGELATLVARFTGEERAMAAFPSALQAQSIDRSSARLAQDLVAGVVGSSSARVLVASALAGGRMSFEEVTRLLDEGGQSLSFSRQLLAATFENLQSGVSVIDAQLNVVAWNTRYVDLFGYPAGLVRVGVPVADLIRYNVERGQFAGSVDDEVDKRIRHLKARRSYSSERVRPDGRVIKSVGGPMPGGGYLTSFTDISDDAAVRDELERTLDELEQRVAERTYELRQANVRLADATREKTRFLAAASHDLLQPLHAARLFTSALDRNLEGNAKVLAERVDRSIVAAEALLRALLDISKLDAGGVQPSPEIVVLEPLLTDLLESMRPLADEKGLSLRAGSLAGATLTDPGLLRSVLQNLMANAVRYTVAGGVVVGVRRRGAYLRIDVIDSGVGIPADRQREIFGEFTRLGTVEVEGLGLGLAIVERIAKLLGVRVEMASHEGRGSRFSVWLPAVETASGTVGNSRAGPSSGGMVMARSLRVLVVDNEADIVDATMAMLAGLGHDAVGAGDIPDALALVGECDVLLADYHLDNGEDGLALIKMARKLNPAIAVALVTAESGPALRHTISPHDIALFVKPADPAAIEAFLARISIGEIKPQ; encoded by the coding sequence ATGACGGCGACCACAGCGGTCTTGCTTGCAATTGCGCTCATCGGCGTACTGATTGTCATTGCAGCAATCGTTGAACGGCACCGTGCCAAAGTTCGCCTTAATCCCCGGTTTCGCCACGCTGCATATACCCTGTCGCTCGGCGTCTATTGTTCAAGCTGGACTTTCTATGGTGCGGTGGGAACATCGGTCAGCGAGGGGTGGAACTACCTGCCAATCTATCTCGCTCCGGCATTGATGCTGGCATTCGGCGGGAAATTCATTCGGAATCTTGCAGAAGCAGTTGCGCACGAACGCGCGTCGACCATTTCAGACTTTATTGCCGCGCGGTTCGGTCACGATCCGGCGGTAGCGCGCATAATTACGGTGATCGCGCTCTTCGGCTCCGTGCCGTATATCGCTTTGCAACTGCGATCGATGGGGACCGCAATTTCCTCTATTTCCGGCGAGAATATCACCTCGTTGGTGATGTCGGTGGCCGCTGTTGTCCTGTCGTTGTTTGCCATTCTCTTCGGTGCCCGCAGGTTCGAAATCGCCGGGCGCAGCGAGGGGCTGGTCTTTTCGATTGCGCTTGAATCACTGATCAAGCTGGTCGCACTTGCGCTTGTCGGTGGCTATGCGGTTTACGTGCTCTATGATGCATCGGCGGCCGAATGGGGGCGGTTGTCCGGTTTCAGCGCCGAGCGGTTTTCGCCGACCAGCCTGTCGCTCGATACCGCCGTCATCACATTGATTTCAGCCTTCGCCTTCATTGCCCTGCCGCGACAATTCTACGTGGCGCTGGCGGAAATGGACACGCCGCATGATTTGCCGCGCGCGCGTTTTGGTGCTTCGCTTTATCTGCTGTTGATGGCTGCCCTCGTCCTGCCGATTGCGCTTGGCGGCCTTGTCGCACTGCCGGAGGATGCATCGCCGGACAGTTACGTGCTTTTGCTGCCTGCGTCCCGAAACGCCGGGATCATTGTCATTGCGGCATTGCTGGGCGGGTTGAGCGCCGGTGCGGCTATGGTGATCGTCGAGGCAACGGCATTGGCCACGATGGTTTCGAACGACCTCATTTTCCCGGCGGTCCTGCGCAACAAGAGCACGGTTCACGCCGGCGATCTGGGGCAGCGCATGCTGTTGGTCCGCCGCCTGGCTATCATCGGCGTTGTCGCTTTGGCGTTGCTGTGGGCAGAACTGGTAGATCCCGCACGGTCGCTGGCGTCTATCGGCCTGGTGGCATTTGCCGCGATGGTCCAGTTCGTGCCGCATCTCCTTATTGCAGTCGCGGGATCGGGTCGTAATCCCTTTGCGGCAAAGGCCAGCCTTATGACTGGCCTTGCGCTCTGGCTTTACACACTGGCCCTGCCGCCAATTCTCCCGGTTGCGTGGCTGCAAGGTCTGTCCGGGACGCTGATCGATCCGCTGCGCCTGCTGGGGATCGGCAACGGTTCTCCGCTGGTACATGGCGTTCTGTGGAGCCTTTCTGCAAACCTGGTCGTGTTTGCGCTTGCCGCCGCCGGTCAGCGCAGTGCACCGCGCCTGCCGCGACTGGTGATGGCGGGACGACCGGTCAGTACGCTTGGCGAACTTGCGACGCTTGTTGCGCGATTTACCGGAGAGGAGCGCGCCATGGCGGCTTTCCCCTCGGCATTGCAGGCACAGTCGATCGATCGTTCTTCGGCAAGGCTCGCGCAGGATCTCGTCGCGGGCGTGGTGGGAAGTTCATCGGCTCGCGTACTGGTGGCTTCTGCCCTTGCTGGTGGACGGATGAGTTTCGAGGAAGTTACGCGCCTGCTGGATGAAGGCGGGCAATCGCTGAGCTTTTCGCGGCAATTGCTGGCGGCGACTTTTGAGAACCTGCAGTCTGGCGTCAGCGTGATCGATGCGCAGCTCAATGTCGTTGCCTGGAACACTCGCTATGTCGATCTGTTCGGCTATCCGGCGGGTCTCGTACGCGTCGGTGTGCCCGTCGCCGATCTTATCCGGTACAATGTCGAACGCGGCCAGTTTGCCGGATCGGTGGATGACGAGGTCGACAAACGCATCCGGCACCTGAAGGCGCGCCGCAGTTATTCATCCGAACGCGTTCGTCCCGATGGCAGGGTGATAAAGTCTGTCGGCGGGCCGATGCCCGGTGGTGGATACCTGACATCGTTCACGGACATTTCCGATGATGCCGCCGTGCGCGACGAACTGGAGCGGACACTGGACGAGCTTGAGCAGCGCGTGGCCGAGCGGACATACGAACTGCGGCAGGCAAATGTCCGACTTGCCGATGCTACCCGCGAAAAGACGCGCTTTCTTGCAGCGGCAAGCCATGATCTGCTGCAACCCTTGCATGCCGCAAGACTGTTCACTTCAGCGCTGGATCGTAATCTGGAAGGTAATGCCAAAGTGCTGGCAGAGCGGGTGGATCGTTCGATTGTGGCGGCGGAGGCGCTGTTGCGCGCCTTGCTCGATATTTCGAAGCTGGATGCCGGCGGGGTTCAGCCCAGCCCTGAAATCGTCGTGCTTGAACCGCTATTGACAGACCTGCTGGAGAGCATGCGGCCACTTGCCGATGAAAAGGGGCTGTCGCTGCGCGCCGGATCGCTGGCGGGGGCGACATTGACCGATCCCGGCCTGTTGCGTTCGGTATTGCAGAACCTGATGGCCAACGCTGTGCGCTATACTGTTGCAGGCGGCGTAGTGGTAGGTGTGCGGCGGCGCGGGGCCTATCTGCGGATCGATGTGATCGATAGCGGGGTGGGTATTCCGGCTGATCGCCAACGCGAAATCTTTGGCGAATTCACCCGGCTTGGAACTGTCGAGGTGGAAGGCCTTGGTCTGGGGCTGGCGATCGTTGAGCGGATCGCGAAGCTGCTCGGCGTGCGGGTCGAGATGGCCTCGCACGAAGGACGCGGCAGCCGCTTCAGCGTGTGGCTCCCAGCGGTGGAAACGGCTTCTGGCACGGTCGGCAATTCACGCGCAGGACCATCGTCGGGAGGGATGGTAATGGCGCGTTCACTGCGCGTGCTGGTGGTCGATAACGAGGCGGACATTGTCGACGCGACCATGGCGATGCTGGCGGGGTTGGGGCACGACGCGGTAGGCGCGGGCGATATTCCAGACGCCTTGGCTCTGGTGGGCGAATGTGATGTCCTGCTGGCGGACTATCATCTCGACAACGGCGAAGACGGGCTGGCGTTGATCAAGATGGCCCGGAAACTGAACCCTGCGATTGCGGTGGCACTGGTGACCGCTGAAAGCGGCCCGGCTTTGCGCCACACGATCAGCCCGCACGATATTGCCCTTTTCGTCAAACCGGCCGATCCCGCGGCGATCGAGGCATTTCTGGCGCGCATCTCAATTGGTGAGATCAAGCCCCAGTGA
- a CDS encoding response regulator transcription factor produces MSETILIADDHPLFRQALALAVANAAPLARVIEAGTLNAAARAAAEADDLRLITLDLKMPGAIGYSGIALLHAEKPDVPILVVSSAEGALAADEARAFGAVGFLRKDADLSQIEDAMRAALNGTSAHGTSADPVDQVRREVAGLTPTQLKVLLCVLDGKLNKQIAFDLGMSEATVKAHMTAIMRKLDVQNRTQAALVARSLGLDLTN; encoded by the coding sequence GTGAGCGAAACCATTCTGATTGCGGACGATCATCCGCTGTTCCGGCAGGCGCTGGCACTGGCGGTGGCCAATGCCGCCCCGCTTGCCCGCGTGATCGAGGCCGGCACCCTGAATGCCGCGGCGCGGGCAGCCGCAGAGGCCGACGATCTGCGCCTGATCACGCTCGACCTGAAAATGCCGGGCGCCATCGGCTATTCGGGGATTGCGCTGCTTCATGCCGAAAAGCCGGATGTGCCCATCCTGGTCGTTTCCAGTGCCGAAGGCGCGTTGGCCGCAGACGAAGCGCGCGCGTTTGGCGCGGTCGGGTTCCTGCGCAAGGATGCCGATCTTTCCCAGATCGAAGACGCAATGCGCGCGGCGCTGAACGGCACATCCGCTCACGGCACTTCCGCCGATCCGGTCGATCAGGTCCGTCGCGAAGTTGCAGGGTTGACGCCGACGCAATTGAAAGTGCTGCTCTGCGTACTCGATGGAAAGCTGAACAAGCAGATTGCCTTCGATCTGGGCATGAGCGAGGCCACGGTCAAGGCGCACATGACCGCAATCATGCGCAAACTTGATGTACAGAACCGTACACAGGCAGCGCTCGTCGCGCGTTCACTGGGGCTTGATCTCACCAATTGA
- a CDS encoding glycosyltransferase → MIDANSEWISYHSHMSNTQVLETMRSAHVGMLPTYADTYGYAVLEMQAAGCPVITTNVRALPEINSEEKGWVIKVPRNALGEGRHQTPEGRRQISAEIRAGIARALHQIFADRMVIARKAENAISHIQASHDPDAHARALKAIYTQAVS, encoded by the coding sequence ATGATTGACGCCAACTCTGAATGGATTTCGTACCATAGCCACATGTCCAACACGCAGGTACTCGAAACCATGCGGTCCGCCCATGTTGGTATGCTTCCAACATATGCGGATACTTATGGCTATGCGGTGCTTGAGATGCAGGCTGCGGGATGTCCTGTTATCACCACCAACGTCCGTGCGCTTCCCGAAATCAATTCCGAAGAAAAGGGCTGGGTGATCAAAGTGCCCCGAAATGCGCTGGGTGAGGGGCGACACCAGACGCCTGAAGGGCGCCGACAGATCAGTGCGGAAATTCGCGCCGGGATTGCTCGCGCCCTTCACCAGATATTCGCCGACCGCATGGTGATCGCCCGGAAAGCCGAAAATGCCATTTCCCACATTCAGGCATCCCATGACCCGGATGCCCACGCGCGCGCTTTGAAGGCAATCTATACCCAAGCGGTTTCCTGA